The genomic region TTTGGTCTGGTAGATGGATTAATCCAAGCTGTCTTTACTCTCCACTTTCCCTACTGTGGCTCAAACAAGATCGATCATTTCTTCTGTGATGTACCTGCTGTTCTCAAGTTGGCTTGTGCTGATACTTCTCTCTATGAATCCATGATCTATGTTTGCTGTGTCCTAATgctgcttttgcctttctctgttaTTTCTGCCTCTTACTTACGGATCCTAGTGGCAGTTCTCCGAATGCATTCAACTGAGGGGAGACAAAAGGCATTTGCCACTTGCTCCTCCCACATGACTGTGGTTACCCTTTTCTATGGGGCAGCCATGATCACATACATAAGGCCCCAGGCATACCACTCTTTCAAACAAGATAAAGTAGTTTCTGCTTTCTATACTATGATCACACCCATGCTCAACCCTATTATTTACAGCCTAAGGAACAAGGAAGTAACTGGGGCCCTTAAGAAGCTGTTGGGAAGGTGTAGCTATGGCAGAGCTCAAAACAATAATTGACATTCATACAACCATTTATAGTAAAAAAATCCTGTTTATatttaatcattataattattctataGATCAGTATTTTGGTCTGGTATGGATCTATGAATTTTTAGAGGTAGGACCTCAGTGTGAGAAAATTCCCTCTGCCATTGCaaatatatagctatattttTCAATAGTATATCCAAACTTGATTTCCCTTTCATCAGGATCACAGACTGGATCATTTCCATGTGGAAATCAACtgtaattatttaatatatcttTTGTGAGGCTCAATTCCTTGACTTCTCTGTACTCTCTCCTTCCTGTTCACTGACTTCTCTCATAGGCAACAAGTATAGTGATGTATCTTATAGTATTCTGGTGCCCTAAAGCCTTTGTAGTCATCTTGCTCATTGGTGTAGCCCAGGTATGGCTCCCACTCCCAACTCTCCCCAGACTCCCTTGGTTTCCATTGGCTGGAATTAATTCGTTTATTCCTCCTGCTGACTTTGAATCACAAAGTATTTTCATCTTCTCTGTAGAAATCAC from Antechinus flavipes isolate AdamAnt ecotype Samford, QLD, Australia unplaced genomic scaffold, AdamAnt_v2 unplaced_scaffold322, whole genome shotgun sequence harbors:
- the LOC127543335 gene encoding olfactory receptor 2T7-like produces the protein GLVDGLIQAVFTLHFPYCGSNKIDHFFCDVPAVLKLACADTSLYESMIYVCCVLMLLLPFSVISASYLRILVAVLRMHSTEGRQKAFATCSSHMTVVTLFYGAAMITYIRPQAYHSFKQDKVVSAFYTMITPMLNPIIYSLRNKEVTGALKKLLGRCSYGRAQNNN